In Coraliomargarita parva, the genomic stretch CTGGGGTTTTTCAGCCGGGAGGAAACCGGTAAAAGACGCCACGTGATGCCGGCTGGAATAACGGCCATCGATGATCTTCTGGGTCGTCCCGGTTTTCCCGGCGACCGAGTAGTTTTTGATCATCGCTTTGCGTGCCGTCCCTTCTGTGCTGACGACCTGAGTGAGCATCTCCGAAACTTCGTGGGCCACCTCAGCGGAAACCACGCGGCGCTTGGCCTTGGGCGCAAACGAGACGAGGTTCTGCCCGCGCGAGTCAAAGATACGCTTCACAATCTGCGGCTGCATCAGTACCCCGTCATTCGCGATGACTGACATCGCGGAATGCACCTGCATGGGCGTGGCGCTGATGGCGTGGCCCATCGGCATGCGCGTAATCGTCAACCCGTCCCAATTTCGAACCGGGTGGAGGGTCCCGTCGACCTCTCCCCCCAGCGCACAACCGGTTTTATCACCAAAACCAAAAGCAGCCGCATAATCGTGGAGGCGCTGTTCGCCAAGCAGCATGCCAAGATGGGCCGCCCCCCGGTTACTCGATTTCACAACGATCTCCTTCACCGACAGTTGGTCGTAAACATGGTGGTCGGCCGGCAGTTTCAAGTTTCGGCCTTTATAACTGACAAGCGCGACACCAGTCTGGAACACATCATCCGGCTGCACGATTCCTTCATTCAATGCGGCGGCTGCCGGAACGATCTTGAACGTCGAGCCCGGCTCGATGACATCCGTGAGGGCGCGATTACGCTGCCAATCGATCGGATATTTCTTCGTATCGAAAAACTCGTTCGGATCGTAGGTCGGATAGTTGGCCATGGCCAGAACCGCGCCGGTGCGTGGTTCACTCACAATCACGCTGACGCTCTTCGGGTCAAAGTCACCCACCACACGATCGATCTCGCGCTCGACGATGTGCTGCACCATCTGGTCGATATTGAGCTCAACGTTCAGGCCATTGGTCGGCTCGACTTCCCGGTCGCGAAACTGGGCTAGCTCACGGCGACGGCCGTCGCGCTCCGTTTCACGCCAACCGTCCTGCCCGCGCAGGTAGTAGTCGAAAAACCGCTCTATGCCGGTAACCGGCGTCTCCTCGTGGTTGATATATCCCAGGACATGGGCCGCCAACTGCTTTCCGGGATAGGCTCGGGCGTATTGGCTATTTCCATACACGCCGCGGATCTTCAAAGCCCGGACCGCCTCATAGGTCGCCTCATCCACCCCCTTGGCCAGGGTTGCCCAGCGGATCAGGCGGACATCCATGGAACTGGCGTCCCCCTTCCGCGTCTTCGTCTCGAAAGCGGCTTCCACTTCGGCAAGGGGTACGCCGAGGAGACGGGCCAACTCCGGCAGGAGTGCCGCATCCTCCTCCCGGACCGACTGCGGGTCGACCCCGACATTATAGGACGTACGGGTCGTCGCCAGGATATTGCCCCGCACGTCCACGATGTTCCCGCGGCGCGCCTTGACCACCTCCATGACCTTCCGGTTGTTCTCTACCTGGGCAAGGAGTTCGTCATGCTTCCAGATATGCAGGTAGACCAAGCGTCCCAAGAGCACACAGAACGCAAGAGCGATGGCGCTGTAGACGATGTTTGCACGTGGACTGGAAACAAAAGCTCGACTCATTTAACGAAGTTCAGGCGGCGGAACCGTGGTAGGTTTGGATAGCTTGAAGCCGGGCAAGCCGGCGCAGTGTTTGCTTGGACGGACGCAACGGGCAGTTCTCACGTGAATTCGGACGCTGCGGCAGGCGGGTTGTTTGTTCTTGGATGTCGTCGTTATCGATACGCGTATTCCCGCGGTCTCTATAGTAGCTTGAGGTAATATGCATACTGGGGTTCTCCGGTCGGTTTTATCGCTGTTGATTCAGGTCGACAAAGGCTAGGTCCATGGTGGTTTCGTACGGAGCCGCGATGGCATAGGCGCGGTTGGCGCCGGCCGTTTGCTCCCTCACCCACACGATCTGACTTTCCGTGGATGGGCGCAGGGCCCCGGCCACCTTGCCTTGCAACACAACCGGTTGGTGCATGGTGGCAATCCGTTCATCGAGGTAATTCAACTTGCGCACCGTTTCGGCCAGATTGGCCTCCAATTGCTTCGTGCGGGAAGCGGTGCGGGAGATCTGCTGTTGCATCCACACAATCGTGAAGGCGCAGCTCGCCGTCATGATGATCATCATCATGATCATCAGGAGTCCCGCCTTGCGGGTCTGTGGAGTTAGGTATGTCATCGTGTCGTCGTTGTTGGTTAAAGTTTGCGTACTGCGCGCAACCGGGCGCTGCGGCTGCGGGGATTCAAGGATAGCTCCTGCTCTGCCGGACTGACCGGCCGGGTCGAAATCATTTCCGCCAACACCACCCGCTGGTCCTGAGTGCGGCTGTCGCCGGCATGCTCGGGACGCCCCGCCATGCGGCGGCAGAATCGCTTCACGATCCGGTCCTCCAAGGAGTGAAAGCTAATCGCCGCAAGCACGCCGCCTGAAAGGAGGCGATCGAACGCAGCCGGCAGGCCGCGCTCGATCGCTCCCAACTCATCATTCACTTCTACTCGTATACCTTGAAAAGTCCGTGTGGCCGGGTGCACGGTCTTGCGCCCGCGCGGTGCGGGGCCAACCGCGTCACTGACCAACTCGGCGAGGGATGCCGTACGCTGCAAGCGTCCGGTGCCGCGCGCCTTGACGATGGAGCTCACCACCCGGCGCCAGCGCTTCTCCTCTCCGTAGTTGCGAACTGCGCGCACCAGCGATTCCTCGTCCGCCGTTTCGAGAAAATCCGCAGCGGAAATGCCCTCCTGTGGGTTCATGCGCATGTCGACCGGCGCATCACTGCGGAAGGAAAAACCGCGGGAACCGTCATCCAGTTGAAAAGAGGAAAGGCCGAAATCGAAAAGCGCGCCGTCAAACTCGCCGGCATCCAACTCAGCCAAGTCACCGAAGTTCATCGGCACGAATTCGAAGCGCTCCCCGTATTCGGCCTTCAGGGCTTGCGCCCGGACCGCGGCTTCGGGATCACGGTCCAGGGCCGTAACATGAACTCCCTCCGCAGCATTCAGAAGTGCACGGGTATGACCGCCGCCACCAAAGGTCCCGTCCAGATAGCGCGCACCCGCACGCGGACCCAACACCTCCAAAGTCTCGCGGAGCAAGACGGGAATGTGGCCGCTGTTGTGCGTCGCCGCTGCGTGGTCATCGACGGATAAGAGCATTCAGGAAAGTTCTTAGAAAGGAAGTAGGTTTGTGTTGGTGGCGGAGAAGTGCGTGCTCGCGGCGCTGGAGTGCGTCGCGAACGGCGTTGGTGGTGAAAAATGGACTGCGTGGCGGCGAAGCAAAGGTCCAGGGGGTGCGACGCTCTTTACCGGGATGGGTGATGTAACCCGAGCTACGGTAGTTTTCGCGGGCAATGTTCTGGAGGAGGCTTCGCATGGCGTTAGCGGTTATAAGCCGAACCGCTTGAAGACCGCGGCCTGGGTTTCAGGGTCGGTCTTCGTCTCGGCCTGAACCGCGTCGTAGACCTCTTGACTGTAGATACTAAAGGAATTCAGCATCCCCAGAAGGACGGCTTCCTTCCCGATCTTCGCATGGGCGACCAACTTGTCGTTCAAGTTGATCCGCCCCTGCTTGTCGCAGCTGAAGCTGTGAGCCATGGCCATGAACTCCGCGACAGCCTTCTGCCCTTCGATGTCCGCAATGCTGATCTGAGACATGCGCTCTTCCAGCTGGGCGATCATCTTCGGCGGATAAACCGTCACGTAGCCACTTGGATTGGGTACGGCGAGAAAGATGTTCTGGTCGGAATCGACCTCGGGACGCCAAGACGAAGGGATAGTCAGACGACCTTTGTCGTCCAAATTGTGGCGGTATTCGCCAACAAATAACCCTGTTTTGAAGATCCCCATCCAATGCGCGCGTAAACCAATTTCCCCCACAAAGCCCCATTTTCCCCCACAGGTCAAGTTCTTTTCTGTTGCAAATCATTGTGAACAACTTGTTCATAAGGACTTTAAGTAGCTTTTGCAGAGCCGCTTGAGACACTTGTTCACAGTTGAATAATTCGTAACAAACGTCCCCACAAAGCGCCCCACCACGCCCCCCGCGCGCCCCGCCATACTGTCCCACCGAAGTTTTACCGCCGCGCGCCACATAGAACTTTACATATCAAGATATCATTATTTATTGATACGTTAATGAGCCAATCCTCCCTTCATCAGCTCTTCGCATCCGGCGAGCCGCTTTTCTCCATCGAGTTCTTCCCCCCGAAGACCGAAGAAGCGGCGCAGCACCTACTGCGCACCGCCGAGCGCCTGCAAGCGTTCAAGCCCGACTTCGCATCGATCACCTACGGTGCCGGCGGCAGCACACGCGACCGGACGCTGGGCTACGCCCGGAAACTGCATGAGGACTATGGCTACACCATGATGCCACACCTGACCTGCGTGGGGCACTCCCGTTCGGAGCTTGCAGGCATCATACAGAGCTTCAAGTCGGCCGGGCTGGACCAGATCATGGCACTGCGCGGCGATCCGCCCAAGGGGGCCGATAGTTTTGAGCCGCACCCTGAGGGACTGGGCTACGCCAACGAACTGGTACGGCTCATCCGGGAGGAACACCCGGACTGCGCCATCGGCGTGGCCGGCTACCCCGAAACCCACCCGGAAGCCCCCTCCCCCGAACTCGACCTGCTGAACCTGAAGCGCAAGGTCGACGCTGGCGCCACCTTCATCACCACACAGCTCTTCTTCGACAACGCACTCTACTTTCAATTCGTCGACCGCTGCCGGCAGGCAGGTATCCGGATCCCGATTCTCCCGGGCCTGCTCTCGGTCAGCAGTCTGGAACAAGCAAAACGCTTCTGTGAGATGTGCGGCGCCAGCCTCCCCCGCGAACTGGAAGATGCGCTCCTTGCCGCCGATGGCGACAAAACCGCCATCGAAGCCGTCGGCGTGGACTGGACCTACCGCCAGGCCCGCGAACTACTGGAACGCGGCGCCCCCGGCATCCATTATTATATACTGAACCGCGCAGGGCCTGCGACCAGCCTGATGGAGAAACTGCAGGCGGCGGGATTCTACAAGCGCTCGTAGCCTCCCACAAATGGAGCAGCCGGAAATTGGCCCCGATCAGCGAGGCTGAGCCACGGCGCAATGCCTCCTAACCCGAGCGTTCGCCCAAGACACCGGGAACCCGCATTCTCCGCCCCCACGGACAGGCCCTGAAATCGCGGCCGAAGTTCTGCACAATCTCCCTTTTTCTGGCCTTGCAGTATTTGCCGCGAGTCCTAATCTCCGCCTCTTTTTCGAAAATTCCACCCTCTGCGCCCGTCTGATTTCCCCAGAAAAGCAGCGGCCCGGAACCGAGTTTAACACACAAACAGACCATGACCGACCTATCCAAATATCGTAATATTGGTATCTTCGCCCACGTTGACGCCGGCAAGACGACCACCACTGAGCGTATCCTCAAGCTCACCGGTAAGATCCACAAGCTGGGTGAAGTGCACGATGGTGCGGCCACAACCGACTTCATGGAACAGGAGCAAGAGCGCGGTATTACCATTCAGTCCGCCGCCACCACTTGCTTCTGGCCGGGCAGCGAGCAACAGCACGCCAATGCGCCCTATCGCTTCAACATCATCGATACCCCGGGCCACGTGGACTTCACCGTTGAAGTGTACCGCTCCCTGAAGGTCCTCGACGGCGGCGTCGGTGTGTTCTGTGGCTCCGGCGGCGTGGAACCCCAATCCGAAACCAATTGGCGCTACGCCAATGACTCGGAAGTGTCCCGTCTCATTTATGTCAACAAGCTCGACCGTATCGGTGCCGATTTCTACAAGGTTGTCGATCAGGTGAAGACCGTGCTCGGTGCGGTACCGCTTGTCATGGTCCTGCCGATCGGCACCGAAAGCGACCTTAAGGGTGTCGTCGATCTTCTCACCCGCAAGGCTTGGGTCTGGGATGATTCCGGAGATCCCATGAACTACGAAATCCAGGACGTGCCGGCCGACATGGCCGACAAGGTCGAGGAATACCGTGAAGCACTCATCGAAACCGCCGTCGAACAGGACGACGAGGCGATGGAAGCCTACCTCGAAGGCAACGAGCCGGACCTGGCTACGATCAAGAAGTGCATCCGCAAGGGCACCATCAACCTCTCCTTCTTCCCCACCTACTGCGGTTCTTCCTTCAAGAACAAGGGGGTCCAACTGGTCCTCGACGCCGTCGTCGACTACCTGCCGAGCCCGACCGAAGTCGAGCCGCAGGAAGAAGTGGACGCCGAAGGGAATCCGACCGGCGCCAAAGCGGAAGTCTCCGTGGACAAGCCGCTCCGCGCGCTTGCGTTCAAGATCATGGACGACAAGTACGGCGCCCTGACCTTCACACGTATCTACTCCGGTAAGCTGGAGAAGGGCATGTCGATTCTCAACTCGTTCACCGGCAAGACCGAGCGCGTCGGCCGTATCGTTGAGATGCACGCCAACGACCGCAACGAAGTCGAATCCGCGCAAGCCGGCGACATTGTCGCCCTGCTCGGCATGAAGACCGTACAGACCGGCCACACCCTGTGTGACCCGAACCACCCGGCTACACTCGAGCCGATGGTCTTCCCCGAACCCGTCATCTCCATCGCCGTCAAGCCGAAGGATAAAGGCCAGGCTGAAAAGCTCGGCGTCGCCATCGGTAAGATGGTCGCTGAAGACCCCTCCTTCCGCGTTGAAACCGACGAGGATTCCGGCGAAACCATCCTCAAGGGCATGGGTGAGCTTCACCTCGACATTAAGGTCGACATCCTCAAGCGCACCTACGGCGTCGAAGCTGAAATCGGCAAGCCGCAGGTCGCTTACCGCGAAACCATCACCGTTCCGGTCACCGACAGCTACACACACAAGAAGCAATCCGGCGGTTCCGGTCAGTACGCGAAAATCGACTACACCATCGAACCGGCAGTCGAAGACGAGAACGGCGAAAAGAAGACCTACGAATTCGAATCCAAAGTGGTCGGCGGTAACGTTCCCCGCGAGTTCTGGCCTGCGGTTGACAAGGGCTTCAAGAACTCCATGGGCAAGGGTGTGCTCGCCGGTTACCCGACCGTGGACCTCAAGGTCACGCTGACCGACGGTGGCTTCCACGCGGTCGACTCCTCCGCAGTTGCCTTCGAAATCGCAGCCAAGGCCGCATACCGCCAGTCGATCCCGAAGGGCAAGCCGGACATCCTCGAGCCGATCATGAAGCTCGACGTCTTCTGCGGTGAGGAAAACATGGGCGACGTCATCGGCGACCTCAACCGTCGCCGCGGCATGATCAAGAGCCAGGAACCGGCCAACACCGGCATCCGCATCAAGGCCGACGCACCGCTCTCCGAAATGTTCGGTTACATCGGCGACCTCCGTACCATGACCTCCGGTCGTGGCCAGTTCTCCATGGAATTCTCCCACTACGCTCCGTGCCCGAAGAACGTCGCCGAGCAGGTGATCAAGGAGGCCAAGGAGCGCGAAGAAGCCAAGAAGAAGTAATTCCAGAGGACAGACGTCGGAAGACAGAAGTCAGATTTTCAAAGTCCCCGTTCGAAAGAACGGGGACTTTTTTGTGCCCCCACCTCTTACTCTTAATCCCAATCCTAATCTTAATCCTAATCCACCACCTCTACGAACATGCCGCACCGCGGACGGAACGAACGGTTAATTAATTAGATCGCATCAGCCGGTAAATCCCTAGACGATCGAGCATATGTCTACACGAAAAACACTGAAGCGCACATTCCTGGCACTCGCTGTTTTGTTGCTCGTTCTAACCTTGCTTGTTATTGAGGAAAACTGGCGTGGCAAGCGGGAGTGGGATCGTGTCGTGGAAGCTACTGCAGCGAAAGGAGTGACGGTCGACTGGACCGATTACATTCCCGAAGAAATCCCCGACGAGTTGAACCTAAATAAAGCTCCCATGATCGCCTATTGGCATCAGGAACGAAACGAGCCCGAGGCGAACAAAGTACTCAGCTGGGAGGAGCGATGGGGCCCGGTGAATGACTTGAACAGCTTGACTTCCGAATTGAGACAAGTGGACCTATCTATCAGCTCCCCTGAGGCGATACAGGAGTTCATTAAAAAGCTCGAACCTTACCGGGAATTAATCGCGGAGTTCCGGAAAGCATGCATCGAGCGCCCGCTGGCCCGAATGGATGGCAACTACCTGGGCGACCCATTCAGCTCAGCCATTATACCGTTTACTGCAGTACGCAACTATACCACCTTGCTCTGGGCTGAAGCCATGGTGCACCTGCACCAGAACCGGCCGGATTTGGCACTCGAAAATATCGCTGCCATGCGCCGATTGAGCACGCTCAACCCCCAGCCTTATTTTCTAGTCAATGCCATGATCGAGGTAGTGGTTGAAAAGAATTTCATCCTACCAAGCTATACAGAAGGCCTGAAAATGGACTTGTTCTCGGATGCGGAACTGCAGTCGATCATGTTAGAATGCCTGGAGGGTGCACCATTGGAAAAGCTCGAAAGTTCCTTCGAGACAGAAATCGCAGCCGGCTTACGCTACGCAGAGCTCTGCATGGAGAAAAAACTCGATCTCGAAATGGTGGATTTGATCAACCTTGAAACAGACCAATACAGGCTTATCAGCCGCTTGCTCCCAAAAGGTTGGCAATGGATCCTCTTCAGCCGATGCACACATTACACAAGTTTCCAATTGGAGATCTATGACAGCTCGAAGCGAGCCTTGGACACGGATCGAATGGATGCCATCAAGGAGAACTATGAGCAAATAATCCTCGAACCAAAGTTCTTCAATCTGCTGGCGGCCATGGCCTTACCTGCGTTTGAAAAGATTTGGGAAACCACCATCCACTTACAACAAAGCAAAGACATGTGCGCCCTCGCCTGTGCACTCGAACTCTACCACCGCGCACATGGCGAACTTCCAGCAGAACTGGACACGCTATACCCGGATATCCTGCCGACCCTTCAAAACGATCCGATTACCGCTGCCCCCTACCATTATGAAAGGGTCAATGCGGACGAATACCGGCTCTGGTCAGTCGGAACGGACCGCACGAACGACAACGGCTATCACCAAGCGGATGATCCCAAGGACAACGTGTGGCCCCAGTCCACACGCAAGCACAAGCCACGCGAATGGATCTGCGGCAGCACACCGGTGACTGAGCAGACGGACAGCCTGAAGAAGCCCTCAACTGAGGAAACCCTCTCGATACACTTCATCGATGAGGACCTCAGCGTCATCATGAGTAACG encodes the following:
- a CDS encoding peptidoglycan D,D-transpeptidase FtsI family protein: MSRAFVSSPRANIVYSAIALAFCVLLGRLVYLHIWKHDELLAQVENNRKVMEVVKARRGNIVDVRGNILATTRTSYNVGVDPQSVREEDAALLPELARLLGVPLAEVEAAFETKTRKGDASSMDVRLIRWATLAKGVDEATYEAVRALKIRGVYGNSQYARAYPGKQLAAHVLGYINHEETPVTGIERFFDYYLRGQDGWRETERDGRRRELAQFRDREVEPTNGLNVELNIDQMVQHIVEREIDRVVGDFDPKSVSVIVSEPRTGAVLAMANYPTYDPNEFFDTKKYPIDWQRNRALTDVIEPGSTFKIVPAAAALNEGIVQPDDVFQTGVALVSYKGRNLKLPADHHVYDQLSVKEIVVKSSNRGAAHLGMLLGEQRLHDYAAAFGFGDKTGCALGGEVDGTLHPVRNWDGLTITRMPMGHAISATPMQVHSAMSVIANDGVLMQPQIVKRIFDSRGQNLVSFAPKAKRRVVSAEVAHEVSEMLTQVVSTEGTARKAMIKNYSVAGKTGTTQKIIDGRYSSRHHVASFTGFLPAEKPQLVITVVVDDPRGTGYGGSVSAPAFRNIAEACITYLGIRPSKPDNSFLALEHPPYDRSRRLSN
- the rsmH gene encoding 16S rRNA (cytosine(1402)-N(4))-methyltransferase RsmH is translated as MLLSVDDHAAATHNSGHIPVLLRETLEVLGPRAGARYLDGTFGGGGHTRALLNAAEGVHVTALDRDPEAAVRAQALKAEYGERFEFVPMNFGDLAELDAGEFDGALFDFGLSSFQLDDGSRGFSFRSDAPVDMRMNPQEGISAADFLETADEESLVRAVRNYGEEKRWRRVVSSIVKARGTGRLQRTASLAELVSDAVGPAPRGRKTVHPATRTFQGIRVEVNDELGAIERGLPAAFDRLLSGGVLAAISFHSLEDRIVKRFCRRMAGRPEHAGDSRTQDQRVVLAEMISTRPVSPAEQELSLNPRSRSARLRAVRKL
- the metF gene encoding methylenetetrahydrofolate reductase [NAD(P)H], which encodes MSQSSLHQLFASGEPLFSIEFFPPKTEEAAQHLLRTAERLQAFKPDFASITYGAGGSTRDRTLGYARKLHEDYGYTMMPHLTCVGHSRSELAGIIQSFKSAGLDQIMALRGDPPKGADSFEPHPEGLGYANELVRLIREEHPDCAIGVAGYPETHPEAPSPELDLLNLKRKVDAGATFITTQLFFDNALYFQFVDRCRQAGIRIPILPGLLSVSSLEQAKRFCEMCGASLPRELEDALLAADGDKTAIEAVGVDWTYRQARELLERGAPGIHYYILNRAGPATSLMEKLQAAGFYKRS
- the fusA gene encoding elongation factor G; amino-acid sequence: MTDLSKYRNIGIFAHVDAGKTTTTERILKLTGKIHKLGEVHDGAATTDFMEQEQERGITIQSAATTCFWPGSEQQHANAPYRFNIIDTPGHVDFTVEVYRSLKVLDGGVGVFCGSGGVEPQSETNWRYANDSEVSRLIYVNKLDRIGADFYKVVDQVKTVLGAVPLVMVLPIGTESDLKGVVDLLTRKAWVWDDSGDPMNYEIQDVPADMADKVEEYREALIETAVEQDDEAMEAYLEGNEPDLATIKKCIRKGTINLSFFPTYCGSSFKNKGVQLVLDAVVDYLPSPTEVEPQEEVDAEGNPTGAKAEVSVDKPLRALAFKIMDDKYGALTFTRIYSGKLEKGMSILNSFTGKTERVGRIVEMHANDRNEVESAQAGDIVALLGMKTVQTGHTLCDPNHPATLEPMVFPEPVISIAVKPKDKGQAEKLGVAIGKMVAEDPSFRVETDEDSGETILKGMGELHLDIKVDILKRTYGVEAEIGKPQVAYRETITVPVTDSYTHKKQSGGSGQYAKIDYTIEPAVEDENGEKKTYEFESKVVGGNVPREFWPAVDKGFKNSMGKGVLAGYPTVDLKVTLTDGGFHAVDSSAVAFEIAAKAAYRQSIPKGKPDILEPIMKLDVFCGEENMGDVIGDLNRRRGMIKSQEPANTGIRIKADAPLSEMFGYIGDLRTMTSGRGQFSMEFSHYAPCPKNVAEQVIKEAKEREEAKKK
- a CDS encoding division/cell wall cluster transcriptional repressor MraZ, giving the protein MGIFKTGLFVGEYRHNLDDKGRLTIPSSWRPEVDSDQNIFLAVPNPSGYVTVYPPKMIAQLEERMSQISIADIEGQKAVAEFMAMAHSFSCDKQGRINLNDKLVAHAKIGKEAVLLGMLNSFSIYSQEVYDAVQAETKTDPETQAAVFKRFGL